A segment of the Phycisphaerales bacterium AB-hyl4 genome:
CGGCGGGTTGGTCACCTGCGCGAATAGCTGCTTGAAGTAGTCGTAGATCAGCCGGGGCTTGTCGGAGAGCACAGCGAGCGCCGTGTCGTTGCCCATCGAGCCGGTGGCTTCCTGGCTTTTCTCGACCATCGGCAGCATGAGCAGCTGGATGTGCTCGGTCGTGTAGCCGAACGCCTGGAGCTTTGAAAGCAGTTCTGAGCTTCGAGCTTCGAGTTTTGAGCTGCCGACCGCAGCGGTTGGGGTCTTGGGAGCCTCGTCGGCATTCGCGGTTGCTTCGAAGTCGGCGATTTCAAGGCGTTGTTGTTGCAGCCATTGGCCGTAGGGGCGCTTGGCGATGATGTTGCCTTTGACCTCTTCGTCGGAGACGATACGGCCTTCGTCGAAGTCGACCAGGAACATACGCCCGGGCTGCAATCGACCCTTCGCTTTCACCTTGCTCGGGTCAATTTCGACCACGCCCACTTCGCTGGCCATGATCACGCGGTCGTCATCGGTGACGTAGTACCGGCTTGGCCGAAGGCCGTTGCGGTCCAGCGTCGCGCCGATCGTCTTGCCGTCCGTGAACGCGACCGACGCCGGGCCGTCCCAAGGCTCCATCAGGCTTGAGTGATACTCGTAAAACGCCCGCTTCTGCGGGTTCATCAACTCGTTCTCTTCCCACGCTTCGGGGATCATCATCATCACCGCTTCGGGCAACGACCGCCCCGTCATCAGCAGCATCTCGAGCACATTGTCGAACGTGCCCGAGTCGGAGCAGTCGGGCTCGACGATGGGGTAGAGCTTTTGAAGATCATCGCTGAGCAGGTCGCTGCGCATGAGCCCTTCGCGGGCGCGCATCCAGTTGATGTTGCCGCGCAGCGTGTTGATCTCGCCGTTGTGACTCATGAATCGGCAAGGCTGAGCACGGTCCCACGACGGGAACGTGTTCGTGCTGAAACGCGAGTGCACCATCGCCAGGTGTGAGACGTATTCTTCGTTTTGCAGATCGCGATAGTAGAGGGGCACTTGGCCGCTGGTGAGCTGACCTTTGTAGACGATGACCTTCGTCGACAGCGAGCAGATGTAAAACCAGTTGCCTTGCTTGAGCTGCTTGTTGCTGCGCACCGCGTGGCTGGCACGCTTGCGGATGAGGTAGACCTGCCGTTCGAACGCATCGCCATCGAGCGCGTCGGCTCCCTCGGCGGCGCCGACGAAAAGCTGCTCCATGTAAGGTTCGGTCGAGCGGGCGGTCGGGCCGACGTCCGCGCCGTCGGGGTCGACGGGCAGCTTTCGCCAGCCGAGGAGGGTCTGGCCCTGCTCGGTGATGATCTTTTCGACGGCTTCTTTGGCGAGCTTGCGCTCGGCCTCGTCGCGGGGGAGGAAGACGTTGCCCGCGGCGAACGGTCGGCCGGCGTCGGGGTCGGGCAGGTCGATGCCCATTTCGTCTTTGACGGCTTTGCGCAGCAGGGCGTGGGGCAGGGCGGTCATGATGCCCGCGCCGTCGCCGGTGTTCGGCTCGCAGCCACACGCGCCGCGGTGGTCCATGCGCTGAAGCATGTGCAGTGCGTCGCGCACGATGTCGTGCGAGGCTTTGCCCTTGATGTGAGCGATGAAGCCCACGCCGCAGTTGTCATGTTCGTACGCCGGGTCGTACAGCCCGCCGGCCTCGGGCCTGCGAATGGGTTGCAGGGCCCGGCCGGTGTCGCGTGATTGTTGATTGCTCATGCTCGTTCTCCCACCAACTCGCTGCGGTCAGCCCGGCTGTCCCGGGTCGCCATCGCCGGGCCCGTCAGATCGACGCTCGGCCCGGCGTGCTTGAGCAGGTAGTCCACAAAGGTTTGGCTCGCAGGCGAAAACACCTCGCCATGCTTGTGCCGACGGCGGTAGATCATGCCGATCGGCCTGACGAGCGCCGGCTTCAGCTCCACCATGCAAAGCTGGCCCGCCGCGACTTCGCGGGCGACCGTACGCTTAGGCAGGATGGAAAAGCGTTGCGTCACCGTCAGCACGCCCTTGATCGTGTCGATGTTGTCGAAAGAGTTCACGACCGTTGGCTGGGCCGCGTTGTCCCGCAGGTATTGGCGGATTCGCCGACCGGCGGGCAACTCCCGATCAAAACCGACCATCTCATATCCAGAAAGCTCAGCCGCCTCGATCCGCTCCCGCTCGGCCAGCGGATGCCCCGGCGGGCAGACCACCGCCATCACTTCATCGCGCAGCGGAATCACGCCCACCTGTCGCCAGCGCTGCGGATAAGAAAGAATCCCCAGATCGCACTCAAAAGCCCGCACCGCGTCATAGACCTGATCCGGCTGATTGTAACGGATTTCCACCTCAATCCGAGGATGTTCCGCCACAAACCGCTCGCGAATCCGGTTCAGCAGTTCGATGCCCGACGAGTAGATCGCCGCCACGCGAACGTGGCCTGCGATGTCCGCCTCCGCCCGCGCTGCCGCCTCCGAGTCGGCGTCGGCCGACAGCAGGGCGACCTGATCTTTCAGCCGATCGTAGCCGGTGAGCAGGTCGGTAACGCCGTCGAGAAACACCTGCCCCGCCCGCGTCAGCTCCAGCGGCCGAACGGAGCGATCCAGCAGCGTCGCCCCGAGATTCTTCTCCAGCTGCGAGATCCGCTGACTGGCCGCCGATTGCGTAATGCCATGCGCCACCGCAGCTTTTGAAAAGCTGTGACAGCGTGCGACATCCACAAACAGGCGCAAAGTCTGCATAGTCGGAGCATCGTAACATAAGAGCCGCTTATGTCAATCCGACTTAGTATTAATCTGTCTAATAGTGGGGGCTGCCCTTATTGGCGGGTCGGGCTCATTCCGGCTCGACGAATTCGATCTCGCCCTTGTCCGGCACGAGGCCGGCCTTTGTCGCTTCGCCGATGAACTGCCGCACCGCAGCTCGGCCGTGCTCGCCGTAGTCCAGCGTCCATTGATTGACATACATGCCCACGAAACGGTCCGCGAGGTCATGCCCCATGTCGCGGGCCCATTGCAGCGAAAACTTCACCGACTCTTCGCGATGGTTCAGCGCCCAGCGGATCGATTCGAGCAGGATGCCGCAAACCTTCGGCAGCTCGTCGCCCAGATCTTTGCGGATCGCGTTGCCGCCCAACGGCAGCGGCAGCTCGCGCGTCTCCGTCCACCACTTGCCCAGGTCGACGACGCACTTAAGCCCCGCCTTCGCGTAGGTGAGTTGGCCTTCGTGAATGATCAGCCCCGCGTCGAACTCGCCGGAGACGACTTTCGGGATGATCTGGTCGAACGGTACGACCTCGAAATCCACGGGAATCTCCTCGCCCGGCTGCGCGCCGTGCTCCAGCAGCAGCAACTGCATCGCCAGCCAGGCGCTGGTCTGCTCGCCGGGGATCGCCAGCCGCGGCCGTTTGGAGTCGGCGGGCGTCGGTGTGGCGAGCGGATGAATGAAGTCGGCGATCTCAAACTGCTCCCGCGCGACCACCATCGGCCCGTAGCCGTCGCCCATCGACGAGCCGCAGCTTGTCAGCACGTACTTGTCGCTGATGTAGGGCAGCTGGTGGATGGAAAGGGCGGTGATTTCCAGCTCGCCCTTGTTCGACCGCTCGTTCAGCGACTGGATGTCTTCCAGCACGTGAACGAAGTCGTAGCCTTTCGTGTCGATCTTGGGCGTGTAGGCGTTGCCGTCGGGCCCGGTGAAGTTGGCCAGCGGATACCACATGAACGCGTCATCGGGATCGGGCGAGTGGCCGATGCGCAACGTCTTTTTGTTCGTGTCAATGCTCGTCATGCGAGCCAGTTTAGCGAATTGGCGCGGCGGTGGGCATGTCGCTCCTCGAAGCCCACACCCCCGAAGCCCACACCGTCACGGTGTGGGCTTCCCGTCCACCCCCCGCGCGACGATCTCCGCCAGCAGTCGACCCTCCATGTACGCATCGCGCCCCACCGGCTCCCAGTAGCTGCGGTCGATACCCCGCCGGGCCCACTCGGCCGGCACGTCGTCGAGCGTGCGGAAGACGTTGCCGCGCGTTCGCCCGGTCATCCGACGCGTCGGCTGTACGCGACGCTCCAGCAGCACTTCCACCCGCAACAGGTAATCGCCTTCCGCCATGACGATCACATGATCCGCCTCCGCGTTCGCTTCCGCATCGCCCGGCTCATCCGTGGGCTCGAAAAACAGCGACACCGTCCGCCGCTGATGATCCAGCGTCGACTGCCACGCCTGCGCCGCCGTCGTGTTATCGCCATGCCAGGGCTCGAACGCCGTGGGCGAATCCTTGGGCATCGTCGTCACTCGGCCAAACCGATAGTCCTGCCGATCGACGTCAAACCCGTGATCGCGCAGCACCGCAATGCTCGCGTCAAACGTCCGGTCATACGCCTCGCTCGCGATCGGCGAAGGGTTCGGCGTATCCACAAAGGCACGCTGACAACCCACCGCAGCAACCATCAACAGCAGGGCAGTCGCAATCAAAACACTTCGCATGACGGTCATCTGCCTGATGCTCTCCCCCATTTAGCCTCCCCCATTTAGCCGCGTCGCTCGCGACGCGCTCTTCCACGCGCCCCAAACACAAACGCCCCATCGCCCGCCGTCACACCCCCAGCTTCTGCTTGATCATTTCCGTGACGACCTTCGGGTTCGCCTGCCCCTTGCTCAGCTTCATGATCTGTCCCATCAGCGCGCCCACTGCCTTGAGTTTGCCCGCCTTGATGTCTTCCACTGCCTTGGCGCTCTTGGGGTCGCTGAGCACCTGGTCGATGAAGCCTTCCAGCGCGCCGGTGTCGGACACCTGCGACAGGCCATGCTTCTCGGCAAGGGCTTCGGCGGTTTCGTCACTGTCACAGCAATGGCCGAACAGTTGGTCCGCGGCGCTCGAGCCGATCTTGTCCGCCGCGAGCAGGTCGGCAATGCCCTTGACCTGACCGGGCGTGATACCCAGATCGTCGATGTTCACGCCACGCTCGTTCGCCCGCTTCGCGCCATAGTTCAACAGCAGTGCCGCAGCCCGCTTCGCGTCCACGTCCGTGGCGAGCACCTTCTCGTAAAACCGGCAGACGTCAGGGTCGTCAATCAACGCCTGTGCATCTTTGGGGTTCAGCCCGAGATCCTGCACGTACCGCCGTTGCAGATCCAGCGGCAGCTCCGGCTGAATCGCCTGCAACTCATCCAGCCAACCCGCGTCCACGTTCAACTCGACAAGGTCCGGGTCGGGGAAGTAGCGATAGTCGTGCGCCTCTTCCTTCTCACGCTGAAGCACGGTGACCATCTTGATGTCGTCCCATCCGCGCGTCGACTTCGCGCCGCTGGCCATCACCTTCCCCGTCTCCAGCCATTCGTCAACCT
Coding sequences within it:
- a CDS encoding LysR family transcriptional regulator, producing the protein MQTLRLFVDVARCHSFSKAAVAHGITQSAASQRISQLEKNLGATLLDRSVRPLELTRAGQVFLDGVTDLLTGYDRLKDQVALLSADADSEAAARAEADIAGHVRVAAIYSSGIELLNRIRERFVAEHPRIEVEIRYNQPDQVYDAVRAFECDLGILSYPQRWRQVGVIPLRDEVMAVVCPPGHPLAERERIEAAELSGYEMVGFDRELPAGRRIRQYLRDNAAQPTVVNSFDNIDTIKGVLTVTQRFSILPKRTVAREVAAGQLCMVELKPALVRPIGMIYRRRHKHGEVFSPASQTFVDYLLKHAGPSVDLTGPAMATRDSRADRSELVGERA
- a CDS encoding MqnA/MqnD/SBP family protein — translated: MTSIDTNKKTLRIGHSPDPDDAFMWYPLANFTGPDGNAYTPKIDTKGYDFVHVLEDIQSLNERSNKGELEITALSIHQLPYISDKYVLTSCGSSMGDGYGPMVVAREQFEIADFIHPLATPTPADSKRPRLAIPGEQTSAWLAMQLLLLEHGAQPGEEIPVDFEVVPFDQIIPKVVSGEFDAGLIIHEGQLTYAKAGLKCVVDLGKWWTETRELPLPLGGNAIRKDLGDELPKVCGILLESIRWALNHREESVKFSLQWARDMGHDLADRFVGMYVNQWTLDYGEHGRAAVRQFIGEATKAGLVPDKGEIEFVEPE